The sequence AGATTGTAATTAAGCTGAATCCTGATGGCGCCGGAAAAATAACTGTCGACAGCGGTGTTCCATTCTTTGATCATATGCTCAACGCGATGGCAAGGCACGGGGGATTTGATCTCACCTGCACAGCCAAAGGCGATCTCGGGGTGGACTGCCACCACACGATAGAGGATATCGGGATCGTGCTCGGGGATGCGTTAAAGCAAGTGATGGGGGACGGTGCCGGGATAAAGCGTTTCGCCCACGCGATCATCCCCATGGATGAATCAATATCCACGGTAGTACTTGACTGCGGGGGCAGGGGATATCTTGTCTTCACCGGCGCTTTCGGTGGCAGGGCAGTAGGCAATATTCCTGCAGATATTTTCGAGCATTTCTTCTACAGCGTATGCAATCGGGCCGGTATCACGGCACATATCGCTTTTACCGGCAAGAACGATCACCACCAGTGCGAAGCAATGTTCAAGGCATTCGGGATTGCGCTTGGTGAAGCGTTGTCCATGAGCGGGGACGGGAAGGTCCGGAGTACTAAGGGGAAGTTCTGAGGAAATTCTTTCCGATATATCATAATTTTTTTAAGCAAAACATTTTCGATGAAATTTTTCATTGCTATCAGCAAATTCTTCGCTTGTATTTTGGATTGCGACTGAATTTTTTATCTCTTCTTTGAATTTAGGATTCCACCCACCCCCTTCGGGGGTCGCTCGGCCGCCTCGTCGGGGCCTCGCTGGGCAGGTCGGTTTATGGGACATCCGGTCTCTGAATTGCTCTTGGGGGCCACGGCATTCTTCTCCCGTCACTTTGGCATCCCCCATATTGCAATTGCGCTCAATATGGTGACAAGAATTCCAGAAGGGGGTCAAGGGGATGCTCCCCTTGGGCTGCCTCCCCCACTGGGGGGGAGAGGGGGTCACCCTCCCAACGGCTGTAGGGAATGAAGAATCAAGATAACAAGAGATTTTTATCGAGCCCAATTTCTTGAGAAAAACATTCCTAATAAAATTACAAAAATACTACAAACGAACCTGCGAGAAAAAAAGAGTTAATCTAGGGCTTTGCTGCCAGATCAACGTCTTCTTTCTTGATCGTCTTTCTGCCTGCGTGCTCGGCTAACTTGTTAGCTTCCTTGGTGAGCGATGCAATGTACTTCTCGGCCTTGATAACAAGTGCCTCTGCTGCATCGCTTCCCACGCGTTCGGCTCCGTTCTTCTTTGCAATCCGCACAACTGCGGCGATTGGTAAATCTGCCATGTTTCTTACCTCAAAAAGAAATCTTATTGGTATATATAAAAACTTTCTGGACAAATGTCCCAAATTACCCTGCAATATGATTTCTGGGGGCATCCCATTTAGTATGGAGAAATCGGGCTTCAGAATTTCGCAGAATATTTTTTATTTCCATTTAAGAGGTTTTTTTCGAAAAAAAGAGTGAATTTTGGGTTTTAAATTATTCTAACAAAGATGCTGCGAGCAATAGCGTATTGGCATAATTTGGTGAGGCGCGCGAACTATCCACGAAAATTCTGCTGATATTTACTACGGGCGCGCCATGACCCTGCCCGCCACCCAGAAATACGAGTGTGCGAAAGACCAGGTTACCGGAAATCCCGTCGGGTGCGATGATAAGGCCACAGGTTTCAACTGCATCTTCAATCAGGATCTCGCAGTGGGTTGCATTCCCCATGCGGGCGAGAAGTTCGGCATCGGCCATGCTCGCATCTACCAGCGGGTGCCTGCCGACATCGCCCAGACGACCGCCCGACAGGATACCGACTTTTTCCGGCAGCCCGAATTTCTTTGCAATGACCCTGCCTTTTTTGATAAGTTCGAGTTTTTCTTCAACGGTCCACCCTTCATCCACGCCAACCGGGGTGAGCAGGAACTTTTTCCCGGAAACCGTCTCAAGAAGTGCAATACGCTCGAGATGATCGACACCTGCTGCTTTTTTCAATGCTTTTAAGGTGGCATTGGCCGGCAGGGTGCCCCGCACGGCCGCATCGATCCGGCCTGCCATCAGGTCGTCGACCAGCGCCTGTTCCGGGTGGGGGTGCTCAACGATACTTACCCGGTTTCCCGCTGATTTTTTATCAACTGTGCCGGGGCTGCAATAACAGACGATTTCAAATGTCCCGCTTACGCTGTTGACACTCTGTATGACCTTTTTTGGATCTTCAGCGATCCCGATACCGATACGCTTTACCGGCCCTGGCATGCCACATCCTCTTCGGACAGGTGCATAATACCGTTTTTAATAAAATCAAAGACCTGCGTATCCTTGCCCTCGTATCGTATCCGCAGTTCCCGTGTTGCGTTGACCGTTCCGATTTCGTGGGCCGTCATTCCCACGCTGGCAAAGAGCCGGATAAGTTCCTGCACATGCGCCTTGTTTGCGGTCATGATAAAGCCCATGCCCGGGTACATCCGTACCCACTGCTCGAATGAAATATTATTATCCGACAGGTTCGGTTTTGGGATCAGGCCGAGATCGATCTCGGCGCCTTTCCCGCTCACTTCCAGCAGCATCCCCAGCGTACCGATGATACCCGGGTTGCTGATATCCTTGCCTGCGGTGACCAGATGCTTACTGCCGATCTGCTCCATTAAGGAGATCTGGGCCCGGACTTCCGCAGCGGACTTCATAGTGACCGAGTCCCAGTTAAGCGCACAGGACGGGTGGACCCGGCCCGAGATATCGATGGCGGCAACAACACTGTCGCCGACCTGCGCAGTATGGCTGTAGATGATCGAATCCATCCGGGCAGATCCCAGGATCGAGACATCGATGACGCTGTAGGGGGCATCGGGATGCAGGTGGCCGCCGACAATCGGGACGCCGAACTGTGCGGATGCATCGTGCATGCCTTTTACCACCTGTTCCTGCACGGTGTTCTTGGCAATGGAGAAAATGTCCACCAT comes from Methanomicrobiales archaeon HGW-Methanomicrobiales-1 and encodes:
- a CDS encoding imidazoleglycerol-phosphate dehydratase HisB, coding for MRVVEVKRETKETKIVIKLNPDGAGKITVDSGVPFFDHMLNAMARHGGFDLTCTAKGDLGVDCHHTIEDIGIVLGDALKQVMGDGAGIKRFAHAIIPMDESISTVVLDCGGRGYLVFTGAFGGRAVGNIPADIFEHFFYSVCNRAGITAHIAFTGKNDHHQCEAMFKAFGIALGEALSMSGDGKVRSTKGKF
- a CDS encoding phosphotransacetylase, whose amino-acid sequence is MPGPVKRIGIGIAEDPKKVIQSVNSVSGTFEIVCYCSPGTVDKKSAGNRVSIVEHPHPEQALVDDLMAGRIDAAVRGTLPANATLKALKKAAGVDHLERIALLETVSGKKFLLTPVGVDEGWTVEEKLELIKKGRVIAKKFGLPEKVGILSGGRLGDVGRHPLVDASMADAELLARMGNATHCEILIEDAVETCGLIIAPDGISGNLVFRTLVFLGGGQGHGAPVVNISRIFVDSSRASPNYANTLLLAASLLE
- a CDS encoding methanogenesis marker 2 protein, with amino-acid sequence MTHNCSTETIAKVVREYEGVRRKHTIGEMVRALKIDAPHVIASFGEDAAVIEHNGEALLLAADGIWSRLMEADPYWAGYCSVLVNIHDIAAMGGHPIAMVDIFSIAKNTVQEQVVKGMHDASAQFGVPIVGGHLHPDAPYSVIDVSILGSARMDSIIYSHTAQVGDSVVAAIDISGRVHPSCALNWDSVTMKSAAEVRAQISLMEQIGSKHLVTAGKDISNPGIIGTLGMLLEVSGKGAEIDLGLIPKPNLSDNNISFEQWVRMYPGMGFIMTANKAHVQELIRLFASVGMTAHEIGTVNATRELRIRYEGKDTQVFDFIKNGIMHLSEEDVACQGR
- a CDS encoding histone encodes the protein MADLPIAAVVRIAKKNGAERVGSDAAEALVIKAEKYIASLTKEANKLAEHAGRKTIKKEDVDLAAKP